The following proteins are encoded in a genomic region of Fundidesulfovibrio putealis DSM 16056:
- a CDS encoding universal stress protein produces the protein MAEFKKILCAVDFSDQSPKLADYAKTLARCTGAKLLCVYVAPSLSQYVGFHVPPSSIESFVGEIVAGADTSMQTYLETHFAGADAEGKVLVGYPAEEILNMAEDENADLIIMGTHGRTGIDRILFGSVAEKVVKSSTCPVLTIRPEPSSDDKD, from the coding sequence ATGGCCGAGTTCAAGAAGATTCTGTGCGCAGTCGATTTTTCCGATCAGAGCCCCAAACTGGCCGATTACGCCAAGACCCTGGCCCGCTGCACCGGAGCCAAGCTCCTGTGCGTGTACGTGGCCCCGTCGCTCTCGCAGTACGTAGGCTTCCACGTGCCGCCGAGCTCCATCGAGTCCTTCGTGGGCGAGATCGTGGCGGGCGCGGACACCAGCATGCAGACCTACCTGGAGACCCACTTCGCAGGCGCCGACGCTGAGGGCAAGGTCCTGGTGGGCTATCCCGCCGAGGAAATCCTCAACATGGCCGAGGACGAAAACGCGGACCTCATCATCATGGGCACCCACGGGCGCACCGGCATAGACCGCATCCTGTTCGGCTCCGTGGCCGAAAAGGTGGTCAAGAGCTCCACCTGCCCGGTGCTCACCATCCGCCCCGAGCCCAGTTCAGACGACAAGGATTAA
- the cmk gene encoding (d)CMP kinase yields the protein MHDHFIVTLDGPAGVGKTSLARKVAQALGIAYLDTGAMFRVTALKLGEGAWDVPGPQLARKLAAMTFGLEGVGEDSVLFCDGMPVGDEVRTEQVGMWASRVASRSEIREYQKAAQRAISVRTSLVAEGRDMGSVVFPKARHKFFLDADPRVRAQRRADQLRAMGQSADLDTIEQSIRQRDDLDRNRAIAPLAPAPDAIIIDTSKLNLEQVFTRIMDEIRRKPHVL from the coding sequence GTGCATGATCATTTCATCGTCACCCTGGACGGACCAGCCGGGGTCGGCAAGACCAGCCTAGCCAGGAAAGTGGCCCAGGCCCTGGGGATAGCCTATCTGGACACGGGCGCCATGTTCAGGGTCACAGCCCTGAAACTCGGCGAAGGGGCCTGGGACGTGCCCGGCCCCCAACTGGCCCGGAAACTGGCGGCCATGACCTTCGGCCTGGAAGGCGTGGGCGAGGATTCTGTCCTCTTCTGCGACGGGATGCCCGTGGGCGACGAGGTGCGCACGGAGCAGGTGGGGATGTGGGCCTCCCGGGTGGCCTCCAGGAGTGAAATCCGCGAATACCAGAAGGCGGCGCAGCGGGCCATAAGCGTCCGGACATCCCTGGTGGCCGAAGGGCGCGACATGGGCAGCGTGGTGTTCCCGAAGGCGCGCCACAAGTTCTTCCTGGACGCCGACCCCCGCGTGCGGGCGCAGCGCCGGGCGGATCAGCTGCGGGCCATGGGCCAGAGCGCCGACCTGGACACCATCGAGCAGTCCATCCGCCAGCGCGACGACCTGGACCGAAACCGCGCCATAGCTCCCCTGGCCCCAGCCCCGGACGCCATCATCATCGACACGTCAAAGCTGAACCTGGAGCAGGTCTTCACCCGCATCATGGACGAGATCCGGCGCAAGCCCCACGTCTTATAG
- a CDS encoding alpha/beta fold hydrolase: protein MDYSRVTLDDGVSLSVYESGKRGIPLLFIHGCSCDHTFLAPQIEHFEEQRRVFALDLRGHGASDKPEGDYTFARLADDLAEVAQKRDWPPVVAVGHSMGGMVALELAMRHPGLVAAVACLDSTVLTPPGRPTRMHSLLEGLRSSAWEGYFRRYFESSFEPEDDPERKQAILVRMLATPQHVVVSIFEQWRLADGAAAARACRVPFLYVASSRPRMDVAQLRELCPQLVAAQVAGSGHFLTLEVPDQVNAMLERFLGISGL from the coding sequence ATGGACTATTCCCGCGTCACGCTGGATGACGGCGTCAGCTTGTCCGTTTACGAGAGCGGCAAGCGGGGCATCCCGCTTCTCTTCATTCACGGATGCAGCTGCGACCACACCTTCCTGGCCCCCCAGATAGAGCACTTCGAGGAGCAGCGCCGGGTGTTCGCCCTGGACCTGCGCGGCCACGGGGCCAGCGACAAGCCCGAGGGCGATTATACTTTCGCGCGGCTGGCGGATGACCTCGCTGAGGTCGCGCAGAAGCGCGACTGGCCGCCCGTTGTGGCAGTGGGGCACAGCATGGGCGGCATGGTGGCCCTGGAACTGGCCATGCGCCATCCCGGACTGGTGGCGGCGGTCGCCTGCCTGGACTCCACCGTGCTCACTCCTCCGGGGAGGCCCACCCGCATGCATTCGCTGTTGGAGGGGCTGCGCTCGTCTGCCTGGGAAGGGTACTTCCGGCGATATTTCGAGTCGTCCTTCGAACCCGAGGATGATCCGGAGCGCAAGCAGGCCATACTGGTTCGCATGCTGGCCACCCCGCAGCACGTGGTGGTCAGCATCTTCGAGCAGTGGCGGCTGGCCGACGGCGCGGCGGCGGCCCGGGCCTGCCGCGTGCCGTTTTTGTACGTGGCCTCGTCACGTCCCCGCATGGACGTGGCCCAGCTGCGCGAACTCTGCCCGCAACTGGTGGCGGCGCAGGTGGCGGGCTCGGGCCATTTCCTGACCCTGGAGGTCCCGGATCAGGTCAACGCCATGCTGGAGCGGTTTCTGGGGATAAGCGGTCTATAA
- the hisC gene encoding histidinol-phosphate transaminase, whose product MTPPKTPKDTLRPEILEFTPYSPGLSIDEIKERFKLPGVIKLASNENPLGASPLVQRVLARRAETAFRYPQSGNPKLVAAIAAHHGVPASCVVPGNGSDEIIDLLLRVKARPGLDNVVAFDPCFSIYRLQAKLCGVELRQTRLGPDFSFPFQALLDLCDDNTALVFVTNPDNPSGHAVRAAELTYLAKALPPRALLVVDEAYVEFAQPEEEYSVMSRLGSLPNVVVLRTFSKLYGLAGLRLGFGVMPEWLADLLLRVRLPFSVNLLAEAAGIAALEDLHFRQATLETVRVGRDWLTSELTRLGCVVAPSQANFLLFTPPAPAKAVFEALLSKGVIIRPLASYGLPDSLRVSIGSEPENKAFIKAFEEALAPGEAGASGA is encoded by the coding sequence ATGACTCCCCCAAAGACTCCCAAAGACACCTTGAGGCCGGAGATTCTGGAGTTCACGCCCTATTCTCCCGGCCTTTCCATCGATGAGATCAAGGAGCGCTTCAAGCTTCCGGGCGTCATCAAGCTGGCCAGCAACGAGAACCCCCTGGGAGCCTCGCCGCTGGTCCAGCGCGTCCTGGCGCGCCGCGCCGAGACGGCCTTCCGCTACCCGCAGTCGGGCAACCCCAAGCTTGTGGCGGCCATCGCCGCCCACCACGGCGTGCCTGCATCGTGCGTGGTGCCGGGCAACGGCTCGGACGAGATCATCGACCTGCTCCTGCGCGTCAAGGCCAGGCCCGGCCTGGACAACGTGGTGGCCTTCGACCCGTGCTTCAGCATCTACCGCCTCCAGGCCAAGCTCTGCGGCGTGGAGCTGCGCCAGACCCGCCTGGGCCCGGACTTCAGCTTCCCCTTCCAGGCCCTCCTGGACCTGTGCGACGACAACACCGCCCTGGTGTTCGTCACCAACCCGGACAATCCCTCCGGGCATGCGGTGCGCGCCGCCGAGCTGACCTATCTGGCCAAGGCCCTGCCGCCGCGCGCCCTGCTGGTGGTGGACGAGGCCTATGTGGAGTTCGCGCAGCCCGAAGAGGAGTACTCGGTGATGAGCCGCCTGGGGAGCCTGCCCAACGTGGTGGTGCTGCGCACCTTCTCCAAGCTCTACGGGCTGGCCGGGCTGCGTCTGGGTTTCGGAGTCATGCCCGAGTGGCTGGCCGACCTGCTCCTGCGCGTTCGCCTGCCCTTCAGCGTGAACCTGCTGGCCGAGGCAGCAGGCATCGCCGCCCTGGAGGACCTGCACTTCCGGCAGGCCACCCTGGAGACCGTGCGCGTAGGCCGCGACTGGCTGACCAGCGAGCTGACCCGCCTGGGCTGCGTTGTGGCGCCCTCCCAGGCCAACTTCCTGCTGTTCACCCCGCCCGCGCCCGCCAAGGCCGTGTTCGAGGCGTTGCTGTCCAAAGGCGTGATCATACGTCCCCTGGCCAGCTACGGCCTGCCCGACTCGCTTCGCGTGAGCATCGGCAGCGAACCGGAGAACAAGGCCTTCATCAAGGCCTTCGAGGAGGCGTTGGCTCCGGGTGAAGCAGGTGCATCCGGTGCATGA
- a CDS encoding class I fructose-bisphosphate aldolase, which produces MIRNVMPRTRLRQAAKSAPAPDRIYNFHQTRRGMDMTGIYRRLGRLFDPSSGRAVILPLDHGVGEGMLPGLEAISVLLGMLDGRNVQGVVLNKGPARVHGADLPLSVNVIVQLSGGTKHALPPYGRTVVCSVGEALRLGADAVSLQINVGNDLEERMLADFGAMADEAHLAGLPVFAIIAPRGGHIVNEMDPSLISHCIRLGAELGADLIGVPYSGDPVSFAEAVDASATPVLVTGGPGRGDFPRFLSAMDEALRCGAAGLCVGRNIFQNPDPGEALELLVNMVHGMRAGDDPLSADAETEPASGALPEAETGVIPQE; this is translated from the coding sequence ATGATCAGAAACGTGATGCCGCGAACCAGACTCCGCCAGGCCGCCAAGAGCGCGCCCGCGCCGGACAGGATCTACAATTTCCACCAGACGCGCAGAGGTATGGACATGACCGGAATCTATCGCAGATTGGGCCGCCTCTTCGATCCGTCAAGCGGCAGGGCCGTCATCCTTCCCCTGGATCACGGCGTTGGCGAAGGCATGCTGCCGGGCCTGGAGGCCATCTCCGTGCTGCTTGGCATGCTGGACGGAAGAAACGTGCAGGGCGTGGTGCTGAACAAAGGTCCGGCCCGGGTGCACGGGGCCGACCTGCCCCTTTCGGTCAACGTGATCGTTCAGCTCTCCGGCGGCACCAAGCACGCCCTGCCCCCCTACGGGCGCACCGTGGTCTGCTCGGTGGGCGAGGCCCTGCGCCTGGGCGCGGACGCCGTCAGCCTCCAGATCAATGTCGGCAACGATCTGGAAGAGCGGATGCTGGCCGACTTCGGGGCCATGGCCGACGAAGCCCATCTGGCCGGGTTGCCCGTGTTCGCCATCATCGCCCCGCGCGGCGGGCACATCGTCAACGAGATGGACCCGAGCCTCATCTCCCACTGCATCCGCCTGGGCGCGGAGCTTGGCGCGGACCTCATCGGCGTGCCCTACAGCGGCGACCCCGTAAGCTTTGCCGAGGCAGTGGACGCCTCGGCCACACCCGTGCTGGTGACGGGCGGCCCCGGACGCGGCGACTTCCCCCGGTTCCTCTCGGCCATGGACGAGGCCCTGCGCTGCGGCGCGGCGGGGCTGTGCGTGGGGCGAAACATCTTCCAGAACCCCGATCCGGGCGAAGCCCTGGAGCTTTTGGTGAACATGGTGCACGGCATGCGCGCCGGGGATGATCCCCTGTCGGCTGACGCGGAAACCGAACCCGCCTCCGGCGCTCTGCCGGAAGCAGAAACGGGCGTGATCCCGCAGGAATAG
- the thpR gene encoding RNA 2',3'-cyclic phosphodiesterase: MTHAHDNPAEAGRAGAGSARLFVGLPLPESYQQGLAGLIRTLAPLVPGTCSWTKPGNWHLTLAFLGDVPLNIVPDLCAALASVRWEAFPFMAGGGGFFPSPECPRVFWVGAAEGGRPCRELAWAVKDALASFGLGQDARPFAAHLTLARIRSSRPGADWKRPLGEVQGANWPQVVMDRFVLWRSYLGGALGEGTPEGPAENVRAGQPGPRYLPLGEFGASG; encoded by the coding sequence ATGACACACGCTCACGACAATCCGGCAGAAGCGGGACGCGCGGGCGCGGGAAGCGCCCGCCTGTTCGTGGGCCTGCCCCTGCCCGAGTCCTACCAGCAGGGTCTGGCCGGACTGATCCGCACGCTTGCCCCCCTGGTTCCCGGAACCTGCTCCTGGACAAAACCCGGCAACTGGCACCTGACCCTGGCCTTCCTGGGCGACGTGCCCCTCAATATCGTCCCGGACCTGTGCGCCGCCCTGGCGTCGGTGCGCTGGGAGGCCTTTCCCTTCATGGCCGGGGGCGGAGGATTCTTTCCCTCGCCGGAGTGCCCGCGCGTGTTCTGGGTAGGCGCAGCCGAAGGCGGGAGGCCCTGTCGGGAGCTGGCCTGGGCCGTGAAGGACGCCCTGGCCTCCTTCGGACTGGGCCAGGACGCGCGCCCCTTCGCGGCGCACCTCACCCTGGCCCGCATCCGCTCCTCGCGGCCTGGCGCTGACTGGAAGCGCCCGCTTGGCGAAGTGCAGGGGGCGAACTGGCCGCAGGTGGTCATGGACCGGTTCGTGCTGTGGCGGTCGTATCTGGGGGGAGCTCTGGGAGAAGGGACGCCGGAAGGTCCGGCGGAGAATGTCCGCGCCGGCCAGCCGGGGCCCCGTTACCTCCCGCTTGGGGAATTCGGAGCCTCCGGCTGA
- a CDS encoding NOL1/NOP2/SUN domain family protein, with amino-acid sequence MEALLQSQGFSFEPEPFSPWCRRILEEPFALGASLAARFGLLFIQDRSSMLPPLALAPGAGDAVLDMCASPGGKTSFLAQLVGREGYVLGNEPGADRLATLRQNLARMNLPQAVSTGMKGQDLPLPEAGFGHILLDPPCSGWGTAEKNPQVLTLWKPDKVDPLIALQRELLAKAASLLAPGGRLLYSTCTTNRAENEEQAAWAVSELGLSVVALAPFAGFSFHEPHLPEAAGTLRVDGEESQAQGFYLALLAKPGAPGEELPDDEAQDRAPSPARKKRGKASASQTDAKPAVPDKALNDPSLAWENLPPGYFETFKEDLCFIPARGQGLLPVRRKGQRLGTLKGGIFRPWARARLLLPPQGRGPELNVDGPEPLAALLEGRSIQTTVAAGRMGLYFRGLPLGFVTVKGGRALWSDR; translated from the coding sequence GTGGAAGCCCTGCTCCAGTCCCAGGGTTTTTCCTTCGAACCGGAACCATTCAGCCCCTGGTGCCGCAGGATTCTCGAAGAACCCTTCGCGCTGGGGGCCTCTCTGGCCGCGCGCTTCGGGCTCCTCTTCATCCAGGACCGCTCCTCCATGCTGCCCCCGCTGGCCCTGGCTCCGGGGGCAGGCGACGCCGTGCTGGACATGTGCGCGAGCCCCGGCGGGAAGACCTCCTTCCTGGCCCAGCTGGTCGGCCGCGAGGGCTACGTGCTGGGCAACGAACCCGGCGCGGACAGGCTGGCCACGCTTCGACAGAACCTGGCCCGCATGAACCTGCCCCAGGCCGTGTCCACCGGGATGAAGGGCCAGGACCTGCCCTTGCCCGAGGCAGGATTTGGCCATATTTTGCTTGATCCGCCGTGCAGTGGATGGGGCACAGCCGAAAAGAACCCCCAGGTGCTCACCCTGTGGAAGCCCGACAAGGTGGACCCGCTCATCGCCCTGCAACGCGAGCTGCTTGCCAAGGCCGCCTCGCTGCTGGCTCCGGGCGGCAGGCTCCTGTACTCCACCTGCACCACCAACCGGGCCGAGAACGAGGAACAGGCCGCCTGGGCCGTGTCCGAACTGGGGCTCTCGGTTGTCGCGCTCGCGCCGTTCGCAGGCTTCAGCTTTCACGAGCCGCACCTGCCCGAAGCCGCCGGAACGCTGCGCGTGGACGGCGAGGAGTCGCAGGCTCAGGGCTTCTATCTGGCGCTGCTGGCCAAACCCGGCGCGCCCGGCGAAGAGCTCCCTGATGACGAGGCGCAGGACCGCGCCCCCAGCCCGGCCAGGAAGAAACGCGGCAAGGCCTCGGCGTCGCAGACCGACGCCAAGCCCGCCGTGCCGGACAAGGCCCTGAACGATCCGTCCCTGGCCTGGGAGAATCTCCCGCCGGGATATTTCGAGACTTTCAAGGAAGACCTTTGTTTCATCCCTGCACGTGGCCAGGGGCTCTTGCCGGTGCGCCGCAAGGGTCAGCGCCTGGGCACGCTCAAGGGCGGGATCTTCCGGCCCTGGGCCAGGGCCAGGCTTCTTCTGCCCCCGCAAGGCCGGGGGCCTGAACTGAACGTGGACGGCCCCGAGCCGCTCGCGGCCCTGCTGGAGGGCCGCAGCATCCAGACGACGGTCGCGGCCGGGCGCATGGGGCTATACTTCCGGGGGCTGCCCCTGGGCTTTGTGACCGTGAAGGGCGGACGCGCCCTCTGGTCCGACAGGTGA